In Neodiprion pinetum isolate iyNeoPine1 chromosome 6, iyNeoPine1.2, whole genome shotgun sequence, one genomic interval encodes:
- the LOC124221363 gene encoding spondin-1 isoform X5, translating to MVRQSAWILLAVLAASCTRQAAGNCDRTPDHATKQRSQPGDKFQIIISEHNRTDPISHFEPKTKYMVSLQSDKSSPTPSKFTRFTLTAETETEDSSGDTGYFEVDDSNFSKYSELCPNAVVEASEIRKDDVSVFWTSPIDEGGCIFIRAMVMESPDVWYMDDGGLTVEVCPSSSSSGSGDPGPVLQTCCACAEAKYEVTFEGLWSRNTHPKDFPTNAWRTKFSDVIGASHTVDYRFWEYMKYASDGLRQVAERGVTRTLESELKEQSEHIRTIIKARGISYPNVTGKTFAVFRVDQKHHLMSLVTMIDPSPDWIVGVSGLELCLANCSWVEHRELNLFPYDAGTDSGITYLSQDTPTDPQERITRITSTFPNDPASPFYDETGADMKPIAKLYLNRQRLYEKTCDATSAEGPREACYTSSWGEWNQCSRTCGRGQKLRQRYYLDRDAALAANCREELTDRSRCKNERCPGIDPGDCDLEEWTSWSSCSTTCGTGFKTRSRKFRDRKTRKYCMHNLERHELEQTFECEDNEPCPDSDPDAEEVSESTENTVEDNVEEVPTLGEWSQCPNERFTEWSMWSPCSASCGPGVKLRSRLLKMSWGNLEESEELNLENCKTEQAACVAAMPTCDFSEETARSEVTDRPFPAEFPSVSQTVDGYPLDCEITEWGEWSACGSNCKGYTYRKRMILREARNEGRRCPKKLQQKRRCKKVPPCSTRRDMRRRSYNEVFDGTSDHFNSIDCELSSWSTWSPCSATCGHSVRHRTRNVIVSPEGPNAKLCPSVAQFVTCPLAACDESTRQ from the exons TGAGTCTTCAGAGCGACAAAAGCTCACCGACGCCGTCAAAGTTCACCAGATTCACGCTGACAGCCGAGACCGAAACCGAGGACTCGTCAGGGGACACCGGTTACTTCGAAGTCGATGATTCGAACTTCAGCAAATATTCGGAATTATGTCCTAACGCGGTCGTCGAAGCGTCGGAGATCCGCAAGGACGACGTCTCCGTCTTCTGGACCAGTCCCATCGACGAGGGTGGATGCATCTTCATCAG GGCGATGGTCATGGAGTCCCCGGACGTCTGGTACATGGACGACGGGGGCCTGACGGTGGAGGTCTGCCCGTCGTCTTCTTCCTCGGGTAGCGGAGATCCTGGCCCGGTATTGCAGACCTGCTGCGCCTGCGCCGAGGCGAAGTACGAGGTCACCTTCGAGGGGCTCTGGTCTCGGAACACCCACCCTAAG GACTTTCCTACCAACGCATGGCGAACGAAATTCTCCGACGTTATCGGCGCCTCGCATACGGTGGATTACCGCTTTTGGGAGTACATGAAATACGCCAGCGACGGTTTGCGACAGGTCGCCGAACGCGGGGTTACCCGCACGCTCGAGTCCGAGTTGAAGGAGCAG AGCGAACACATCCGCACCATAATCAAGGCCAGAGGAATAAGCTACCCGAACGTCACCGGAAAAACATTCGCGGTGTTCCGCGTGGACCAGAAACACCATCTCATGTCGCTGGTCACCATGATCG ACCCTTCGCCGGACTGGATAGTCGGAGTTTCCGGACTTGAGCTGTGCCTGGCGAACTGTTCCTGGGTAGAGCACAGGGAGTTGAATCTCTTCCCATACGACGCGGGCACGGATAGCGGAATAACGTATCTC TCGCAAGACACCCCGACAGATCCACAGGAGCGAATTACCCGCATAACGTCAACCTTTCCAAACGACCCGGCTTCTCCTTTCTACGACGAAACGGGAGCGGACATGAAGCCGATAGCGAAACTCTATCTGAACCGACAACGTCTGTACGAAAAGACTTGCGACGCGACATCGGCCGAAGGTCCAAGAG AAGCTTGTTACACGAGTTCCTGGGGCGAGTGGAACCAATGCTCGCGTACCTGTGGAAGAGGGCAGAAACTTCGTCAACGATATTACCTCGACCGCGACGCAGCTTTGGCGGCAAACTGTAGGGAGGAATTGACCGATCGATCGAGATGCAAGAACGAGCGGTG CCCAGGAATAGATCCCGGTGATTGCGACCTCGAGGAGTGGACCAGCTGGTCCTCGTGCAGTACCACCTGCGGTACGGGGTTCAAAACTCGGTCCCGTAAATTTCGCGATCGGAAGACCAGGAAGTACTGCATGCACAATTTGGAACGCCACGAGCTGGAGCAGACCTTTGAGTGCGAAGACAACGAGCCCTGTCCCGACTCGGATCCCGACGCCGAGGAGGTAAGCGAAAGCACCGAAAATACTGTCGAAGACAACGTCGAGGAGGTACCGACGCTGGGGGAATGGTCGCAG TGTCCGAACGAGAGATTCACCGAGTGGTCCATGTGGTCACCATGCAGTGCCAGCTGCGGTCCAGGAGTAAAACTGCGATCCAGGCTGCTGAAGATGTCCTGGGGTAACTTGGAGGAATCGGAGGAACTTAATCTGGAAAACTGTAAAACCGAACAGGCTGCTTGCGTGGCGGCGATGCCGACTTGCGATTTCTCGGAGGAAACGGCACGAA GTGAAGTCACCGACAGGCCATTTCCCGCCGAGTTTCCATCCGTCAGTCAAACCGTCGACGGATATCCACTTGACTGTGAGATTACTGAATGGGGCGAGTGGTCGGCCTGCGGCTCCAATTGCAAGGGCTACACGTACCGGAAACGAATGATTCTG CGAGAAGCGAGAAACGAAGGAAGAAGATGTCCGAAAAAACTACAACAGAAAAGACGATGCAAGAAGGTTCCGCCTTGTT CAACACGAAGAGACATGCGCCGTAGAAGTTATAACGAAGTCTTCGACGGGACGAGCGATCATTTCA ATTCCATCGACTGCGAGTTATCTTCATGGTCGACGTGGTCACCGTGTTCGGCAACGTGCGGACATTCGGTTCGTCACAGAACCAGGAACGTTATCGTATCGCCGGAGGGTCCGAACGCGAAGCTCTGCCCTTCGGTAGCACAGTTCGTGACATGCCCTTTGGCTGCCTGCGACGAATCAACGAGGCAGTAG